The nucleotide sequence TGTAGATGAGGGAAAAGTAGGCAAGACGATTGGGGATGTTCCAATTTATCATCTGGATAATCTGGAAGAGAAACTACAATCAAAGGAGGTACCAGTAGCTATTTTGACGGTTCCTTCTACTGTGGCCCAAGGCATTACAGACCGTCTTGTGGAATGCAATATTAAAGGCATCTTGAATTTCACACCTGCGAGACTGAACGTTCCTCCAATGATTCGAGTGCATCACATTGATCTGGCTGTTGAACTGCAATCGTTAGTTTATTTTTTAAAGAATTATCCGGATGTCTCGGAAGAAAAGTCGGAATAGAATTATGCCGAAAAATCGGTTATGATGGAGGAAAGGAGGTGCTGCATAAATGGGATTAAGTGTAGGCAGTATTATATTGATTGCTGGAGCAGCAATATTAATCTTCGGACCGAAAAAACTCCCTGAGCTTGGACGCGCGGCAGGCGACACGTTGAAAGAATTTAAGAATGCCACGAAAGGGCTGGCGGACGACGATAAACCAGAGGATAAGAAGGATCCTCAGTAAGGTTAGGATGAATGACAATGAGTCGACAAGACATGACAATATATGAACACATTGGCGAGTTGCGGAAACGGCTCATTATAGTAATCGCTTTCTTATTCCTCACTATGATTGCCGGTTTGTTTCTGGCTGAGCCGATTATCCGCTATTTGCAGCATGCGGACGAAGCGCAGGAATTAACAATGAACGCTTTCCGTGTGACAGATCCTATAAAGATTTATTTTCAAATGGCTTTTGTCATCGCTTTTGTATTGACTAGCCCTATGATTCTTTATCAGTTGTGGGCATTCGTAAGCCCAGGACTGCTTGAGAAAGAGAGAAAGGTAACGCTTAGCTACATCCCGTTATCCTTGCTGCTATTTCTCGCCGGAATTGCTTTTTCTTATTTTATTTTATTTCCGTATATCATTCATTTCATGATGAAGTTATCCGGAAACTTGCAAATTGAGCAGGTTATTGGCATTAACGAGTATTTTCAATTCTTATTTCAAATTACACTTCCATTCGGCATCTTGTTTCAGCTGCCGGTTGTTACAATGTTTTTGACAAGGCTGGGGATTATTACACCTATGTTTCTTGCGCA is from Bacillus sp. PK3_68 and encodes:
- a CDS encoding twin-arginine translocase TatA/TatE family subunit, giving the protein MGLSVGSIILIAGAAILIFGPKKLPELGRAAGDTLKEFKNATKGLADDDKPEDKKDPQ
- the tatC gene encoding twin-arginine translocase subunit TatC, translating into MSRQDMTIYEHIGELRKRLIIVIAFLFLTMIAGLFLAEPIIRYLQHADEAQELTMNAFRVTDPIKIYFQMAFVIAFVLTSPMILYQLWAFVSPGLLEKERKVTLSYIPLSLLLFLAGIAFSYFILFPYIIHFMMKLSGNLQIEQVIGINEYFQFLFQITLPFGILFQLPVVTMFLTRLGIITPMFLAQIRRYAYFVLLVVAGLITPPDVISQIIVMIPLVILYEISIWISKISYKKTLQAELEAENAE